From Mytilus edulis chromosome 8, xbMytEdul2.2, whole genome shotgun sequence, one genomic window encodes:
- the LOC139486959 gene encoding uncharacterized protein — MTVLIPQTRKNSTERDDGQCRQSMFGLKTPISNCRRRNDLDDFDGIRSILSHSSVEDHWTRYVQNDGSLFYVLVKESCSRGKHKTTRCYYHSDTEHDTDMALSPSEKLSSNGHDEVNNREERLVEDVSCNDPTRTHTCNGHETTNSIKSSHNLYTDVFLDEREQHILCSKRQCNFRHRNDIDYKHDINHNKTTNKHSSDHDCDSGIHSDSDRSSIDSVSSNNEKTATKPRRLHFSHMISFNRLRSRFRLEK, encoded by the exons ATGACCGTGTTGATACCCCAAACACGGAAGAATTCTACAGAGAGGGACGATGGTCAATGTAGACAAAGTATGTTTGGATTAAAAACCCCAATATCTAATTGTCGACGACGTAATGACCTGGATGATTTTGATGGTATTAGAAGTATTTTATCACACAG CAGCGTCGAAGATCATTGGACTCGATATGTGCAAAATGACGGTAGTTTGTTCTATGTTCTAGTCAAGGAATCTTGTAGCCGCGGAAAGCACAAAACGACCAGATGCTATTACCATTCAGACACAGAACATGACACAGACATGGCGTTAAGCCCTTCGGAAAAACTTTCTTCGAACGGTCATGATGAAGTTAACAATCGTGAAGAAAGACTTGTTGAAGACGTTAGTTGTAACGATCCTACAAGAACTCATACTTGTAATGGTCATGAAACAACCAATTCTATAAAATCTAGTCATAACCTATATACTGATGTGTTTTTAGACGAAAGAGAACAACATATTCTATGTTCGAAAAGACAATGTAATTTTCGTCATAGAAACGACATAGACTACAAACATGATATTAAccacaacaaaacaacaaacaaacattcATCAGACCATGATTGTGACAGTGGTATCCATAGTGATTCTGATAGATCCTCTATAGACAGTGTATCGTCAAATAACGAGAAAACTGCTACTAAACCTAGAAGACTACACTTTTCTCATATGATCAGTTTTAATAGATTGCGGTCTAGATTTCGACTAGAAAAATGA